The Linepithema humile isolate Giens D197 chromosome 2, Lhum_UNIL_v1.0, whole genome shotgun sequence genome has a segment encoding these proteins:
- the LOC105667755 gene encoding juvenile hormone esterase-like, with amino-acid sequence MNKRRVDVNVHEGKLIGIVEECVYGGNYIAFRGIPYAKPPVGELRFKDPVLPKPWSGSKDASKYGNNAVQMDKFSRQIIGNEDCLYLNVYTTNIDPEKKQPVMVWVHGGGFYIGSGDATSFGPDYIVKKEVVLVTLNYRLGVLGFLNLYDKVATGNQGLKDVVMALQWIQKNISNFGGDPRNVTIFGESAGAAIVHYLAISPVAEGLFHKAISQSGAATNPWAFTEREPPSTNKGFQLAEKLGKATTDAKVAYEFLKKIDVKKLIQTQEQDLLTVEEHQQFLLPFSPSMDNESSNPFFPKPIKTLINRGVKVPFIVGYTNAEGILFIGSDAFDLSTKEALKRVDSDFKSAILPRVLSKLPEIPITVEELRSIYFGDKAVSEETLKNYADFFSDEAFYPGLIEVVDIQIQSGHSSTYLYNLSYENEACPTRKIMNIRLPGVGHGEDLFYFFYPHMMKDLGFVPPESDSEQYKVINRCVQMWTDFAKTGNPTPTITDLIPVKWEPLKTGDTYNYLNIDAELRMKTFRKEEQRWNWKNMKMKL; translated from the exons ATGAACAAACGCAGAGTAGATGTGAACGTGCATGAAGGAAAGTTAATTGGCATTGTGGAAGAATGCGTCTATGGTGGCAATTACATCGCTTTTCGAGGAATACCTTATGCAAAACCGCCGGTTGGCGAATTGAGATTTAAG gaTCCAGTACTGCCGAAACCATGGTCCGGCAGCAAAGATGCTTCAAAATACGGAAATAATGCTGTTCAAATGGATAAGTTCTCACGCCAAATAATTGGCAATGAAGATTGCCTCTACTTGAACGTATATACCACGAATATCGACCCTGAGAAAAAACAACCCGTAATGGTGTGGGTACATGGTGGTGGTTTCTATATCGGTTCGGGCGATGCAACTTCTTTCGGCCCAGATTATATTGTCAAAAAAGAGGTTGTACTAGTCACACTAAATTATAGACTAGGAGTTCTCG GTTTTCTCAATTTGTACGATAAAGTGGCGACGGGCAATCAAGGTTTGAAAGATGTAGTTATGGCATTACAATGgattcagaaaaatatatctaattttggTGGAGATCCGAGAAATGTTACTATCTTTGGCGAAAGCGCTGGAGCAGCTATTGTGCATTATTTGGCTATATCTCCTGTAGCTGAGG GTTTATTCCACAAGGCCATTTCGCAAAGCGGCGCTGCCACGAATCCTTGGGCCTTTACTGAACGAGAGCCCCCCTCAACGAACAAAGGTTTCCAACTGGCCGAGAAACTCGGAAAAGCGACCACAGATGCCAAAGTCGCATATgagtttcttaaaaaaatcgatgtcAAGAAGCTTATACAGACTCAAGAACAAGATCTTTTGACTGTAGAA GAACACCAACAGTTTCTTTTGCCGTTCTCACCTAGTATGGATAACGAATCATCGAACCCATTCTTTCCAAAACcgataaaaacattaattaatcgtGGAGTAAAAGTACCGTTTATTGTAGGATATACTAATGCTgaaggaatattatttataggcAGTGACGCTTTCGATC TCTCAACCAAAGAAGCTCTTAAGCGAGTCGATTCTGATTTCAAGAGCGCCATATTACCCCGTGTTTTGTCTAAGCTGCCAGAAATACCGATTACTGTTGAAGAATTACGCTCTATATATTTTGGCGATAAAGCAGTGTCAGAAGAAACTCTGAAAAATTACGCAGACTTTTTTAGCGACGAAGCATTTTATCCAGGTCTTATAGAAGTAGTTGATATTCAAATACAATCTGGTCATAGTTCAACATACCTATATAATTTGTCATATGAAAACGAAGCTTGTCCtacaagaaaaattatgaatattaggCTTCCAG GAGTGGGTCATGGGGAGGATTTGTTTTACTTCTTTTATCCTCATATGATGAAAGATTTAGGCTTCGTACCGCCTGAATCAGATTCGGAACAATACAAAGTAATAAATCGCTGTGTACAAATGTGGACAGATTTTGCTAAAACAGG GAATCCAACGCCTACTATTACCGATTTGATTCCGGTCAAGTGGGAACCATTGAAAACTGGAgacacatataattatttaaacatcgATGCTGAACTTCGAATGAAAACTTTCCGTAAAGAAGAGCAACGATGGAATTGGAAAAACATGAAGATGAAGTTATAA